A stretch of Ligilactobacillus faecis DNA encodes these proteins:
- the der gene encoding ribosome biogenesis GTPase Der, whose protein sequence is MANPVVAIVGRPNVGKSTVFNRIAGERISIVEDTPGVTRDRIYAKSEWLGQPFNIIDTGGIDMGDEPFLKQITEQAQIAIDEADVIVFVTSVKEGVTDADEKVAKILYQTDKPVILAVNKVDNPELRSEIYDFYSLGFGAPMPLSGTHGIGTGDLLDKICQLFPKDGAEEEDTSIKFSFIGRPNVGKSSLVNAILGENRVIVSNIEGTTRDAIDTKFISKDNTEFTMIDTAGIRKKGKVYESTEKYSVLRAMRAIDRSDVVCVVLNAEEGIREQDKHVAGYAHEAGRGIIIVVNKWDTLKKGNHTMQEFEKTIRQEFQYLSYAPIIFVSAKTRQRLEKLPELIKRVNTNHERRIPSAVLNDVIMDAIAHNPTPTDNGKRLRVYYATQVAVKPPTFVVFVNDPDLMHFSYERFLENQIRAAFDFEGTPIHVIERRRK, encoded by the coding sequence ATGGCAAATCCAGTAGTTGCGATCGTCGGTCGACCTAATGTTGGAAAATCAACTGTGTTCAATCGGATCGCTGGTGAACGGATCTCGATCGTCGAAGATACACCAGGTGTGACACGAGACCGTATTTATGCAAAAAGCGAATGGTTAGGACAACCATTTAATATTATCGATACTGGTGGGATCGATATGGGTGATGAACCATTTTTAAAACAAATAACAGAACAAGCACAGATAGCGATCGATGAAGCAGATGTGATCGTTTTTGTAACAAGCGTCAAAGAAGGCGTGACTGATGCTGATGAAAAAGTTGCAAAGATCTTATATCAAACAGATAAACCGGTTATTTTAGCAGTCAATAAAGTTGATAATCCTGAACTACGCAGTGAGATCTATGATTTTTATTCCCTTGGTTTTGGCGCTCCTATGCCATTATCTGGGACACATGGAATCGGAACGGGCGATCTTTTAGATAAGATCTGCCAACTGTTTCCTAAAGATGGTGCAGAAGAAGAAGACACTTCGATCAAATTTAGCTTTATCGGACGCCCAAATGTTGGAAAATCTTCACTTGTCAATGCGATCTTAGGTGAAAATCGGGTGATCGTTTCCAACATTGAAGGTACGACACGTGATGCGATCGATACAAAATTTATCTCAAAAGATAACACCGAATTTACGATGATCGATACAGCCGGGATCCGCAAGAAGGGTAAAGTTTATGAAAGCACTGAAAAATATTCAGTCTTACGTGCTATGCGGGCGATCGATCGCTCAGATGTCGTCTGTGTTGTTTTAAATGCTGAAGAAGGTATTCGTGAACAAGATAAGCATGTTGCTGGTTATGCCCATGAAGCTGGACGTGGGATCATTATCGTTGTTAATAAATGGGATACTTTGAAAAAAGGTAATCATACGATGCAAGAATTTGAAAAAACGATCCGTCAAGAATTTCAATATCTGAGTTATGCGCCGATCATCTTTGTTTCGGCTAAGACACGGCAACGACTAGAAAAACTCCCAGAATTGATCAAACGGGTCAATACGAACCATGAACGGCGCATACCATCGGCTGTTTTGAATGATGTTATCATGGATGCGATCGCGCATAATCCAACACCGACTGATAATGGTAAACGTCTGCGGGTCTACTATGCAACTCAAGTCGCAGTCAAACCACCAACATTCGTTGTTTTTGTCAATGATCCAGATTTGATGCACTTCTCATATGAGCGTTTTCTTGAAAACCAAATTCGAGCAGCTTTTGATTTCGAAGGAACACCGATCCACGTGATCGAAAGACGTCGAAAATAA
- a CDS encoding HU family DNA-binding protein: MANKAQLIETVAEKTGLTKKDATVAVDAVFGSIQDYLKEGEKVQLIGFGNFEVRERAARKGRNPQTGKEIQIPASKVPAFKPGKALKDAVK; the protein is encoded by the coding sequence ATGGCAAACAAAGCACAATTGATCGAAACTGTTGCTGAAAAAACAGGTTTGACAAAGAAAGACGCTACTGTTGCAGTTGATGCAGTTTTTGGTTCTATCCAAGACTACCTCAAAGAAGGCGAAAAAGTTCAATTGATCGGCTTTGGTAACTTCGAAGTTCGTGAACGTGCAGCTCGTAAGGGTCGCAACCCACAAACTGGTAAAGAAATCCAAATTCCTGCAAGCAAGGTACCTGCATTCAAGCCAGGTAAAGCACTTAAAGACGCAGTTAAATAA
- a CDS encoding IS1182 family transposase: MHSHYNINQTILNISLEYIPEKNHPALYINELVESLELKYNYQFGRPREYDLAAMLKLTLLAYSYGIFSSRKIERFARENKPAGWLIADQVPSYRTICRFRISDELATLTQESLTKLTAFLKKHNLIDDISFIDGTKILADANKYSFVWKKNVVRFDELNRQKVVELLGELHEAKVIGKIPKGSDLTLEALDVIIAKFEDYLVALDQKVEETRQVSPNPAKQERRKLKATYKKLLTRKEKMQNHQKQKDILRERNSYSKTDHDATFMRVKEDPMLNGQLKPAYNLQIATSNQFITGYKLFANPTDTRTLPTFIDHLNDNGVLGSTIVADAGYGSESNYRFCDDNYGDRTVLIPYGTMLKENSRKWKTDDHKIMNWSYNEKDDYYLDLNGVRFNFSNYSKRTDKYGFTRDFKVYTAEKFDDDHLIDPRALTKSGHVRKIMVNNAWEYFKAQQRALLSSSNTGSIYARRKIDVEPVFGRLKASLGFNRFSVRGSERVEKEMGIVVLAMNINKLVTVVTKINKIRKEKVSQKSNFRFLRYFSLIETTYVTASHKKRTLDISRVLRLKS, from the coding sequence ATACACAGTCATTATAACATTAATCAGACTATTTTGAACATCTCTTTAGAATATATTCCTGAAAAAAATCATCCAGCTCTCTACATCAATGAACTTGTTGAAAGTTTAGAACTCAAGTATAACTATCAATTTGGACGCCCTCGTGAATATGATCTAGCTGCTATGCTAAAGCTCACTTTACTTGCTTATAGCTATGGTATCTTTAGTAGTCGAAAAATTGAGAGATTTGCTCGCGAAAATAAGCCTGCTGGTTGGTTGATCGCTGATCAAGTCCCTTCTTATCGAACTATTTGTCGTTTTCGGATCTCTGATGAGTTAGCTACCTTAACACAAGAGAGTTTAACTAAATTGACAGCTTTTCTAAAAAAACATAATCTGATTGATGACATTTCTTTCATTGACGGTACGAAGATCCTTGCGGATGCTAATAAGTATTCTTTTGTCTGGAAGAAAAATGTCGTTCGTTTTGATGAGCTCAATCGTCAAAAAGTTGTTGAACTTTTAGGCGAGCTCCACGAAGCTAAAGTTATCGGAAAGATCCCCAAAGGATCTGACCTGACTTTGGAAGCATTAGATGTAATAATTGCCAAGTTTGAAGATTATCTAGTTGCTTTAGATCAAAAAGTCGAAGAAACTAGACAAGTATCGCCGAACCCTGCGAAACAAGAACGTCGAAAATTAAAGGCAACCTACAAAAAACTATTAACGCGTAAAGAAAAAATGCAAAATCACCAAAAACAAAAAGACATCCTTAGAGAACGAAATAGTTACTCTAAAACTGACCATGATGCTACTTTTATGCGTGTAAAAGAAGATCCAATGTTAAACGGACAACTAAAACCTGCTTATAATCTTCAAATTGCTACTAGTAACCAGTTTATTACCGGGTATAAGTTATTTGCTAATCCAACTGATACAAGAACGCTTCCTACTTTTATTGACCATTTGAATGACAATGGCGTACTTGGTTCAACTATCGTTGCTGATGCTGGGTATGGTTCTGAGAGTAATTATCGTTTTTGTGACGATAATTACGGTGATCGCACCGTTTTGATCCCTTATGGGACAATGCTCAAAGAGAATAGTCGCAAATGGAAAACTGATGATCATAAAATCATGAATTGGTCTTATAATGAAAAAGATGACTATTATTTAGACCTTAACGGTGTTAGATTCAATTTTTCAAACTATTCTAAAAGAACTGATAAGTATGGATTTACTAGAGATTTTAAAGTATATACTGCTGAAAAATTTGATGATGATCATTTGATAGATCCCCGAGCCTTAACTAAAAGTGGACACGTAAGGAAGATCATGGTCAATAATGCCTGGGAATATTTTAAAGCACAACAACGAGCTTTACTTTCATCTTCTAATACTGGATCAATCTATGCACGGCGCAAAATTGATGTTGAACCTGTTTTTGGAAGATTGAAGGCTTCTTTGGGATTCAACCGATTCTCAGTTAGGGGGAGCGAAAGAGTCGAAAAGGAAATGGGCATTGTAGTTTTGGCAATGAATATCAACAAATTAGTCACAGTAGTGACCAAGATAAACAAAATACGTAAAGAAAAAGTATCTCAGAAATCAAATTTTCGATTTCTGAGATACTTTTCTCTTATAGAGACTACTTATGTCACAGCCTCGCACAAAAAAAGAACCCTTGATATATCAAGGGTTCTACGGCTAAAAAGCTAA
- a CDS encoding tetratricopeptide repeat protein — MTYAEKTLDFLSKGDLTSAEENFTQALKNDSDEMIYSLAEELYSLGFSEMAQKAYQHLLELYPDEDSLKTPLAEIEISEGNDDKALAILSQITPDSDAYLEALLVSADLYQTQGAFDVSEQKLLQAYYLAPEEPVIEFALAELYFNIKEYRKAAKFYLSLVKQGILEFSRVNLVARLGVSYAGYGKFETALGYLEQISAEQMDNDTLFQLAFTQRELGDLENAAKNFEELRDKAPDYVTLYPYLADIYEQEGNFTQALITAKEGLAVDEFNIYLYEKASLLAAKLGQTSEAITYLKKALEIEPGNLTLVLELSNQLLASQAHEENIALLHEYLANEEIDPQMYWNLGRSQATLDEFEEALKNYQTAMRYLDDNEDFLRDAAFFFRSAGQRTLALEMAEKYLSKNPTDYEVEELVSELEY, encoded by the coding sequence ATGACATATGCCGAAAAAACTTTAGATTTTTTGTCTAAAGGTGATCTTACTTCAGCTGAAGAAAATTTTACTCAAGCTTTAAAAAATGACAGTGATGAGATGATCTATAGTTTAGCTGAGGAATTATACTCGCTAGGATTTTCTGAAATGGCCCAAAAAGCTTATCAGCATTTATTAGAACTCTATCCAGATGAAGATTCGTTGAAAACACCATTAGCTGAGATCGAGATCAGCGAAGGAAATGATGATAAAGCTTTAGCGATCTTGTCACAGATCACCCCAGATTCAGATGCATATTTAGAAGCTTTGCTCGTAAGTGCAGATCTTTACCAAACGCAAGGAGCTTTTGATGTTAGTGAACAAAAGTTGCTACAGGCTTATTATTTAGCACCTGAAGAACCAGTGATCGAATTTGCTTTAGCTGAGCTTTATTTTAATATCAAAGAGTATCGTAAAGCAGCTAAGTTTTACTTATCCTTAGTTAAGCAAGGGATCTTAGAATTTTCTCGGGTCAACTTAGTGGCACGCTTAGGTGTTTCTTATGCAGGGTATGGTAAATTTGAAACAGCTTTAGGTTATTTAGAACAGATCTCAGCTGAACAAATGGATAATGATACTTTGTTTCAGTTAGCTTTCACCCAAAGAGAACTAGGTGATCTTGAAAATGCAGCTAAAAACTTCGAAGAATTACGAGATAAAGCTCCAGATTACGTGACGCTTTATCCATACTTAGCTGATATTTATGAACAAGAAGGTAATTTTACTCAAGCTTTGATCACAGCTAAAGAAGGATTAGCCGTGGATGAATTTAATATCTATTTGTATGAAAAAGCAAGTTTATTAGCTGCCAAATTAGGTCAAACTTCTGAAGCGATAACTTATCTGAAAAAAGCGCTTGAGATCGAACCAGGCAATTTGACGCTTGTGTTAGAATTGAGTAATCAACTTTTGGCAAGTCAAGCTCATGAGGAAAATATCGCTTTATTACATGAATACTTAGCTAATGAAGAGATCGATCCACAAATGTATTGGAATCTAGGACGCTCACAAGCTACCCTTGATGAGTTTGAAGAAGCATTGAAAAATTATCAAACTGCAATGCGCTATTTAGATGATAATGAAGATTTCTTACGCGATGCAGCCTTTTTCTTTAGAAGTGCAGGTCAAAGAACGTTAGCATTAGAAATGGCGGAAAAATATTTATCAAAAAATCCAACTGATTACGAAGTAGAAGAATTAGTATCTGAATTAGAGTATTGA